A segment of the Desulfitobacterium dehalogenans ATCC 51507 genome:
TGTCATGCAGAAGCTTCTGGTCGAAGCCTCCTTTGTCTTAGGAGACCTCCATTCTATCCCCAGCTTAGAGTCCGGTGAAGCCATAGTCCAAGATGACCTCGGCTTAAGCCCACCTAAACACTTAGAAGCCTCTCTTGTTCCATCCGGAGAAGGAACCTTTATCCCTATCAATGCCTTCGAACCGGCAAAGGACCTGATTGAGGCCAAAGAGGATGTCAAGACCGCCCGTAGTGTTATCCATGACGAAAGGTTGAATGAAAACCTCAGCAGCCTGCTCGGTGAGTCTACCGAAACCATCCTTTTGGAAGCAACTTTTCCCGAGATGAAACCCTTTGCACTGCTCATTGATAATGAGATCAAGACTCTCAATATAACATCTATTCAGATTGAAGTCATAGGGAAGTATCCTGGTCGCGTCCTATTAAATCAAAACATCATCCTGCAAGGGATTCCTAATCCTAATCTCCAATCGGCTTTCATAGAATTCTTAAAAATGCAGCAGAAAACCGAACAAATACCCGGCAACGGATAGGTTAAGACTCTATTTATCGGATAAAGATAGTAAAAACAAGAAGCTCGCTTAACAGCGGCTTCTTGTTGTATTTACGACAATTTAAATCATCAATGATTGGGTTTGACCGGACTGGGAAAATGGCGACAGAATCGATTGAATCCAAATACATACATCGCTAATTTTTCAGGCCGTAGGTGCATCCATTCTGACATGTTTACTTCTTCTCCAAAACGATTGCGCAACACACCGTCACTTTGTATCCAGCCGCTTGGGCCATTTTCGTGTAATTTAACTTCCCATATCGTTCTGTTTTCTTGACATTGTACTGACGAAATATGCAGTCCACATCGAGCATGGTAAATTTCAATAAGTTTGACGATTAAAGTTGCCAAAGGGTCGATTTGATGCTTTGTATCAAGGGGAGTAATTTGAATTTCTTCCTTGATCTGCCTTGCTAATTCTTCAAGACTTTTTTCATTGCGGTACCGTTGTTCAAGTGGAATATTCAAATTTCTTGCATGTAAAGATCCCGAGCGCAAATCAAAATGGAGGGGGTCGTGTTCCTGGAGATTAAGAATGAGCCGACTTCCATCCACTTGAATTTGTCCCGGTACACTTGACAGAAGCTGGTGCGCGATTTGGTAGGCAAGAATATGAGCTGATACCTCCCGCTCATCACGTTGGGTACAGCTTTGACATTCTTTTACCGGATTGACATCTAAGGCTATCCTCAACCTAAACACCCCCATATTTTTTCTATCTAGTCTATCCATATTATACACAAATCCCAAAGAAAAATCCTCATAATATTTTAAATTTTTAAAAAATTTGCTACAAAATTTTTGTGCTCGTATCTGCCTATTCTACTTTTTTATTGCCATAAGTTTAGAAGGCTATCTATATATCAAGAAAAGGAGAACCAGCTTTGTCTCCTTTTCTACGTTGATATATTCTCACATCATTCTTTTAAGATTTCTCATCAATAATATCAAACAGCTGCGGGGTGGCCTGTTTAAAGGCTTTGTTTTCTCCAACTGTGGCCGCCCATTTTTCGTAGGCACTGAGATTCTCCCATTTGGTCATCACCATAATCTCATTGGAATTGGTTTGTTCATTGATGCTGGCGTATTTAAATCCTCCGACTTGTTCTAAAGTATCCAGACCGCTGCGAATATCCGATAATAACCGATCACGATCGGGGGCATCAAAAGTATGAACGATAGTAAGCATGGT
Coding sequences within it:
- a CDS encoding antibiotic biosynthesis monooxygenase, whose product is MLTIVHTFDAPDRDRLLSDIRSGLDTLEQVGGFKYASINEQTNSNEIMVMTKWENLSAYEKWAATVGENKAFKQATPQLFDIIDEKS